The following nucleotide sequence is from Scheffersomyces stipitis CBS 6054 chromosome 4, complete sequence.
ACcacaacttcttctttctggcaGCTCTGGCAGAGGCTACAGCCTTGTTGGTGTGACCAACACCCTGTTCGATATCGTGCTGGGCATTGGCGACTTGTTCATCGATCTGTTGGATAGGTTGGTCTTGTTCAATGACCAATTCTTCCATGTCGTGGAACAACTGAGTCAATTCGGCCATGgtcttttccaactttaACAATTCACGGTGTCTGACTTGGACTTCGTTCAAAACGGTTCTAGCCTCGCCTCTTCTGTTAGACTGCAAAAGAGCTTGTTGGAAGTACTGTTGTGTGTCTGACCCGTCTTCAACCACAGCCTTGATTTCAGCATCGCTGGCATCTGGTTTTATGATCTTATATTGTCTCTCGGCCTGAGCCTTGGTCTGTTCTCTGTTGTTGACTTCCACCAAACGGTATTCCTGgatcaagtccaagaatCTCTTTCTCGAGTTCTCAGCCTGGTCGATCTTGGTCTGGTCTCTGGCGTGCGCAGCTTGGGTCTGGATGTTtttgattctcttcttcaagtccaactGTAACGACTGTGCCTCAGCAACAAGGGTATCAATCTGCTTGGAGctgtattcagtgtcatcctcgttcaagtccaactccTGGATGAAGTTTCTCTGCTTGTTGgagatcaagttgatcaagtttgaGTACTGGTCCAACGAGTTATTTATGTCTTGTACCTCGTTCATGAACGAGACAAAgtcatcttcgttggaGCCAGACGAGTACTTGTTGTAGTTACCCATCTCGTACGAGTTCgggttgttgttggtgttgctTTTCTGGTAAGGGTTGCTCATGGTGACAATGCTATGGATATAGGGGTAGAGGTATGA
It contains:
- a CDS encoding predicted protein, translating into MSNPYQKSNTNNNPNSYEMGNYNKYSSGSNEDDFVSFMNEVQDINNSLDQYSNLINLISNKQRNFIQELDLNEDDTEYSSKQIDTLVAEAQSLQLDLKKRIKNIQTQAAHARDQTKIDQAENSRKRFLDLIQEYRLVEVNNREQTKAQAERQYKIIKPDASDAEIKAVVEDGSDTQQYFQQALLQSNRRGEARTVLNEVQVRHRELLKLEKTMAELTQLFHDMEELVIEQDQPIQQIDEQVANAQHDIEQGVGHTNKAVASARAARKKKLWCLAICVLIVIILAAVLGGYFGSR